AGCCATAGTAGACCATGATAAATGGAACACCATCGCCGAGTTCTTCAACTGCCCGCTGAGCACGTTGAATCGTTGCCTTGGCCCGATTCGGGCTGATGACCGGAGAGAATGACCACGGTCCGTCGTTTGGTTCTCCACGCCCTAAGATACTGTTTACTGTCTTCTGCGTGCGCTGCCCGGGCGTTGGAAGTGATGGCATGTCTTCTAGGTCTCCGACAACAAACAGCCGCCTACGGGACTGGGGAGTGCAGTAGTATTGAGCGTCGAGAACACCGACACTGGTGTTGTAGCCGATGGCTCTGATCTTGCGATGCCACTCGTCAAAGCGATGCCAAAGCCGCATCTGCATTACATTTTCAACGACGAGCCAGCGCGGTCTAAGTACCTTAGCGAAGCGAATGACTTCAAATGCCGTGGCCCTGCTTTTTTCGCAACGAGGTCTATTCCCTTTGGCCACACTATGACTCGTGCACTCTGGTGATGCAAGAAGCAAGTCGATCTTTCCCACCTCACGGACAATACGGGCCGGAGATAACGAGCCAGCCTTCATCTGGTAAATGGTCGCATCTGAGAAATTCATCTGGTATGTATCCGTTGCCAGTTTCCACATGTCCAGTGCGGCTACAGGTGTCACTCCAGCTAACACAGCACCGCGCGAGCTGCCGCCTCCGCCACAGAACATATCAAACATTCGAATTGTCCTGCTATTCATAGGATCGTACTCGCGGATTCCTAATAGCTACCATACAACCACTTCGTGCATCACACCACTGTCTCGACTTTGTCGTAAGATCTTTGAGACAGCTTCAAGCACCCCTGTCTGATCATCTCAGCATCCAGAGAATCGTGGCAAACTGCA
This is a stretch of genomic DNA from Candidatus Zixiibacteriota bacterium. It encodes these proteins:
- a CDS encoding DNA cytosine methyltransferase, translating into MRMFDMFCGGGGSSRGAVLAGVTPVAALDMWKLATDTYQMNFSDATIYQMKAGSLSPARIVREVGKIDLLLASPECTSHSVAKGNRPRCEKSRATAFEVIRFAKVLRPRWLVVENVMQMRLWHRFDEWHRKIRAIGYNTSVGVLDAQYYCTPQSRRRLFVVGDLEDMPSLPTPGQRTQKTVNSILGRGEPNDGPWSFSPVISPNRAKATIQRAQRAVEELGDGVPFIMVYYGSDGAGGFQALDRPLRTVTTLDRFAFVRPNGSGYEMRMLQPPELAAAMGFPGHHVWARSTRRERIKLIGNAVCPPVMRAVVKALIDRARG